From Brassica oleracea var. oleracea cultivar TO1000 chromosome C3, BOL, whole genome shotgun sequence, a single genomic window includes:
- the LOC106331448 gene encoding proteasome subunit alpha type-6-B-like, with protein sequence MSRGSGGGYDRHITIFSPEGRLFQVEYAFKAVKAAGITSIGVRGKDSVCVVTQKKVPDKLLDESSVSHLFPVTKYLGLLATGMTADSRSLVTQARNEAAEFRFQYGYEMPADILAKWIADKSQVYTQHAYMRPLGVVAMVLGMDEERGPLLYKCDPAGHFYGHKATSAGMKEQEAINFLEKKMKENPAFTYDETVQTAISALQSVLQEDFKATEIEVGVVRADNPIFRSLETEEIEEHLTAISERD encoded by the exons ATGAGCAGAGGAAGCGGCGGTGGATACGATCGTCACATCACGATCTTCTCTCCAGAAGGTCGTCTCTTCCAAGTAG AATATGCATTCAAAGCGGTGAAAGCAGCTGGAATCACATCGATTGGTGTTCGAGGAAAGGATTCAGTATGCGTCGTCACCCAGAAGAAAGTCCCT GACAAGCTTCTAGATGAGTCAAGCGTATCTCACCTTTTCCCTGTCACTAAGTACCTTGGGTTGTTAGCCACTGGCATGACAGCTGATTCAAGGTCGTTGGTCACACAAGCAAGGAATGAGGCTGCTGAGTTTAGGTTTCAATATGGCTACGAGATGCCTGCCGACATTCTTGCTAAATG GATTGCAGACAAGTCACAGGTCTACACTCAACATGCTTACATGAGACCTCTTGGTGTAG TTGCCATGGTTCTGGGTATGGATGAAGAGAGAGGACCCCTGCTTTACAAGTGTGATCCAGCCGGTCATTTTTACGGCCACAAG GCAACTAGTGCTGGTATGAAAGAGCAAGAAGCAATCAATTTCTTGGAGAAGAAAATGAAAGAGAACCCTGCCTTCACATACGATGAAACGGTGCAG ACTGCCATATCCGCTCTGCAATCAGTTCTTCAAGAAGACTTCAAGGCAACTGAGATTGAG GTGGGAGTTGTGAGAGCTGATAACCCTATTTTCCGTAGCCTGGAAACGGAGGAGATCGAGGAGCATTTGACGGCCATTAGTGAACGCGACTGA
- the LOC106335589 gene encoding triphosphate tunel metalloenzyme 3 has protein sequence MEVEVKLRLLTAAAHLRLTTLLTPFHLKTLHQRNLFFDTPQNDLSLRRAVLRLRFLQNTSQRCVLSLKAKPTLANGISRVEEDEEEIDAGLGGECVDSPWKLSDLVGSRVLKRVREEYGFKDFQGFVCLGGFENVRNVYHWRGVTLEVDETKFDFGNCYEIECETEEPERAKSMIEEFLSLNNIEFKDSDITKFAVFRSGNLP, from the coding sequence ATGGAAGTCGAAGTCAAGCTCCGCCTCCTCACCGCCGCCGCTCACCTCCGCCTCACCACTCTCCTCACTCCCTTCCACCTCAAAACCCTCCACCAGCGCAACCTCTTCTTCGACACGCCCCAGAACGACCTCTCCCTCCGCCGCGCCGTCCTCCGCCTCCGCTTCCTCCAAAACACATCGCAGCGCTGTGTCCTCTCTCTGAAGGCGAAACCGACGCTGGCCAACGGGATCAGCCGCGTGGAGGAAGACGAAGAGGAGATCGACGCCGGATTGGGTGGAGAGTGCGTGGATTCGCCGTGGAAGCTGTCGGATCTTGTGGGATCTAGGGTTTTGAAGAGGGTCAGAGAGGAGTACGGGTTTAAGGATTTTCAGGGGTTTGTTTGTTTGGGCGGGTTCGAGAATGTGAGGAATGTGTATCACTGGAGAGGCGTGACACTCGAGGTTGATGAGACTAAGTTTGATTTCGGCAATTGCTATGAGATTGAATGCGAGACCGAGGAGCCCGAACGTGCCAAGTCTATGATCGAAGAGTTCCTTTCTCTCAACAATATCGAGTTTAAGGATTCGGATATCACCAAGTTTGCTGTTTTCCGTTCGGGAAACCTTCCTTGA
- the LOC106335590 gene encoding phosphopantothenoylcysteine decarboxylase subunit VHS3, with translation MEVVAARSMETQKQQTWACSVTETLLILVGRNLACLLLAAESLLIGLIAEDQRLSVKEGYKRGRPDEENKDGSDSDDNDDDDDDEDADDDDDDDDDANDENFSGDEGGEEADPEDDPVTNGGAGNDDDDDDDGDESDSDDDDEDGDEEEDDEEEEDDEDVRQPPAKKRK, from the exons ATGGAAGTGGTTGCCGCTAGGTCGATGGAGACGCAGAAACAGCAGACGTGGGCTTGTTCTGTCACTGAGACGCTTCTCATCCTCGTTGGAAGGAACCTGGCTTGTCTGCTCCTTGCG GCGGAATCGTTGCTGATTGGGTTGATTGCTGAAGATCAGAG GCTTTCTGTGAAGGAGGGTTACAAAAGAGGACGCCCTGATGAGGAAAACAAAGATGGCAGCGACTCTGATGATAACGATGACGACGACGATGATGAAGACGCTGATGATGATGATGATGACGATGATGATGCTAATGATGAAAACTTCTCTGGGGATGAAGGGGGGGAGGAAGCTGATCCAGAGGATGACCCAGTGACCAATGGTGGAGCAGGAAACGATGATGATGACGACGATGATGGTGATGAGAGCGATAGTGATGATGATGATGAGGATGGTGACGAGGAAGAAGATGATGAGGAGGAGGAAGATGACGAAGATGTTCGCCAGCCACCTGCTAAGAAGAGGAAATGA
- the LOC106328604 gene encoding uncharacterized protein LOC106328604 isoform X1 produces MLCSRSNRVFLLICILSSLLLVATGVSIAEEDEWGTTSVKGRFMAEESGENSSLILAAKRTKRKDPTEHFKLYTGGWNISSSHYIFSVAYTALPFAVIAGVWFVFFGLSLSLICFCYCCCARQPYGYSRIAYALSLILLISFTIAAIVGCVFLYTGQGKFHASTTDTLDYVVRQANFTSENLRNVSDYLNAAEKVDVQSLVLPGDVLTKINDIQRKINSSATTLSVKTMENQDKIQSVLNNMRLALILIAAVMLFLAFIGFLLSIFGLQCLVYTLVILGWILVTGTFILCGVFLILHNVVGDTCVAMDQWVQHPTAHTALDDILPCVDNATARETLTQSKLVTYQLVNLLDSAINTMTNRNFPPQARPFYYNQSGPLMPLLCNPFNADLSDHQCQPGEVHLSNATEVWKNYTCQIITVGTCSTQGRMTPKLYTQMAAAVNVSYGLYKYGPFLADLRGCNFVRSTFTDIERDHCPGLKRYTQWIYVGLMLVSTAVMLSLVFWVIYSRERRHRVYTKDYNATHSEAPRDKGPE; encoded by the exons ATGTTGTGTTCCAGATCTAACAGAGTGTTCTTACTTATTTGTATTCTTTCTTCACTTCTTCTTGTCGCCACAGGAGTATCGATTGCTG AAGAAGATGAATGGGGTACGACAAGTGTAAAGGGAAGGTTTATGGCAGAGGAAAGTGGAGAAAACTCATCTTTGATTTTGGCTGCAAAGAGAACCAAAAGAAAAGATCCCACTGAGCATTTCAAGCTTTACACTGGTGGTTGGAACATAAGCAGTTCCCATTATATTTTT TCTGTTGCTTATACGGCGCTGCCTTTTGCAGTTATAGCAGGAGTCTGGTTTGTGTTCTTTGGGCTATCCTTGTCTCTCATTTGCTTTTGCTACTGCTGCTGTGCCCGTCAACCTTACGGCTATTCCCGGATTGCTTATGCTCTCTCTCTTATCCTCCTCATATCCTTCACAATCGCAGCAAT TGTGGGATGTGTTTTCCTTTACACGGGCCAAGGCAAGTTTCACGCCAGCACGACGGATACTTTGGACTATGTGGTGAGACAAGCTAATTTCACGTCGGAAAACCTCAGGAACGTGTCAGATTATCTCAACGCAGCGGAGAAGGTGGATGTGCAGTCCTTGGTTCTTCCTGGGGATGTTTTAACGAAAATCAACGATATACAGCGAAAGATCAACTCCTCTGCAACTACTCTCTCTGTCAAAACAATGGAGAACCAAGACAAGATTCAAAGTGTCTTGAACAACAT GAGACTTGCTCTCATCCTCATCGCTGCTGTGATGCTTTTCCTTGCATTTATCGGATTTT TACTCTCTATCTTTGGACTGCAGTGCCTTGTGTATAC GTTGGTGATCCTTGGTTGGATTCTCGTCACCGGTACTTTCATCTTGTGTGGTGTATTTTTGATTCTACACAA CGTTGTGGGGGATACATGCGTTGCGATGGACCAATGGGTCCAACACCCAACAGCTCACACGGCTCTAGACGATATTCTACCATGCGTTGATAATGCAACCGCAAGAGAGACATTGACTCAGTCGAAGCTTGTGACATACCAGTTGGTTAACCTTCTTGACTCTGCCATCAACACAATGACCAACAGGAACTTCCCACCTCAAGCCCGTCCCTTTTATTACAACCAGTCTGGTCCCTTAATGCCCCTGCTCTGTAATCCCTTCAATGCTGATCTCTCTGACCACCAGTGCCAGCCCGGTGAGGTCCATCTTAGCAATGCTACAGAG GTATGGAAGAATTACACATGTCAAATTATAACAGTGGGAACATGTAGCACGCAGGGACGCATGACACCAAAGCTTTACACCCAGATGGCTGCAGCAGTTAACGTAAGCTATGGTCTGTACAAGTACGGTCCATTCTTGGCAGATCTGCGAGGGTGTAACTTCGTGAGGTCCACATTCACTGATATAGAGAGGGATCATTGCCCCGGACTGAAGAGATACACGCAGTGGATCTATGTCGGTCTTATGTTGGTCTCTACTGCTGTAATGCTGTCTTTGGTTTTTTGGGTTATATACTCTCGAGAGAGGAGGCACCGGGTTTACACAAAAGACTATAATGCTACGCATTCTGAAGCTCCACGGGACAAGGGTCCGGAGTGA
- the LOC106328604 gene encoding uncharacterized protein LOC106328604 isoform X2 — MLCSRSNRVFLLICILSSLLLVATGVSIAEDEWGTTSVKGRFMAEESGENSSLILAAKRTKRKDPTEHFKLYTGGWNISSSHYIFSVAYTALPFAVIAGVWFVFFGLSLSLICFCYCCCARQPYGYSRIAYALSLILLISFTIAAIVGCVFLYTGQGKFHASTTDTLDYVVRQANFTSENLRNVSDYLNAAEKVDVQSLVLPGDVLTKINDIQRKINSSATTLSVKTMENQDKIQSVLNNMRLALILIAAVMLFLAFIGFLLSIFGLQCLVYTLVILGWILVTGTFILCGVFLILHNVVGDTCVAMDQWVQHPTAHTALDDILPCVDNATARETLTQSKLVTYQLVNLLDSAINTMTNRNFPPQARPFYYNQSGPLMPLLCNPFNADLSDHQCQPGEVHLSNATEVWKNYTCQIITVGTCSTQGRMTPKLYTQMAAAVNVSYGLYKYGPFLADLRGCNFVRSTFTDIERDHCPGLKRYTQWIYVGLMLVSTAVMLSLVFWVIYSRERRHRVYTKDYNATHSEAPRDKGPE; from the exons ATGTTGTGTTCCAGATCTAACAGAGTGTTCTTACTTATTTGTATTCTTTCTTCACTTCTTCTTGTCGCCACAGGAGTATCGATTGCTG AAGATGAATGGGGTACGACAAGTGTAAAGGGAAGGTTTATGGCAGAGGAAAGTGGAGAAAACTCATCTTTGATTTTGGCTGCAAAGAGAACCAAAAGAAAAGATCCCACTGAGCATTTCAAGCTTTACACTGGTGGTTGGAACATAAGCAGTTCCCATTATATTTTT TCTGTTGCTTATACGGCGCTGCCTTTTGCAGTTATAGCAGGAGTCTGGTTTGTGTTCTTTGGGCTATCCTTGTCTCTCATTTGCTTTTGCTACTGCTGCTGTGCCCGTCAACCTTACGGCTATTCCCGGATTGCTTATGCTCTCTCTCTTATCCTCCTCATATCCTTCACAATCGCAGCAAT TGTGGGATGTGTTTTCCTTTACACGGGCCAAGGCAAGTTTCACGCCAGCACGACGGATACTTTGGACTATGTGGTGAGACAAGCTAATTTCACGTCGGAAAACCTCAGGAACGTGTCAGATTATCTCAACGCAGCGGAGAAGGTGGATGTGCAGTCCTTGGTTCTTCCTGGGGATGTTTTAACGAAAATCAACGATATACAGCGAAAGATCAACTCCTCTGCAACTACTCTCTCTGTCAAAACAATGGAGAACCAAGACAAGATTCAAAGTGTCTTGAACAACAT GAGACTTGCTCTCATCCTCATCGCTGCTGTGATGCTTTTCCTTGCATTTATCGGATTTT TACTCTCTATCTTTGGACTGCAGTGCCTTGTGTATAC GTTGGTGATCCTTGGTTGGATTCTCGTCACCGGTACTTTCATCTTGTGTGGTGTATTTTTGATTCTACACAA CGTTGTGGGGGATACATGCGTTGCGATGGACCAATGGGTCCAACACCCAACAGCTCACACGGCTCTAGACGATATTCTACCATGCGTTGATAATGCAACCGCAAGAGAGACATTGACTCAGTCGAAGCTTGTGACATACCAGTTGGTTAACCTTCTTGACTCTGCCATCAACACAATGACCAACAGGAACTTCCCACCTCAAGCCCGTCCCTTTTATTACAACCAGTCTGGTCCCTTAATGCCCCTGCTCTGTAATCCCTTCAATGCTGATCTCTCTGACCACCAGTGCCAGCCCGGTGAGGTCCATCTTAGCAATGCTACAGAG GTATGGAAGAATTACACATGTCAAATTATAACAGTGGGAACATGTAGCACGCAGGGACGCATGACACCAAAGCTTTACACCCAGATGGCTGCAGCAGTTAACGTAAGCTATGGTCTGTACAAGTACGGTCCATTCTTGGCAGATCTGCGAGGGTGTAACTTCGTGAGGTCCACATTCACTGATATAGAGAGGGATCATTGCCCCGGACTGAAGAGATACACGCAGTGGATCTATGTCGGTCTTATGTTGGTCTCTACTGCTGTAATGCTGTCTTTGGTTTTTTGGGTTATATACTCTCGAGAGAGGAGGCACCGGGTTTACACAAAAGACTATAATGCTACGCATTCTGAAGCTCCACGGGACAAGGGTCCGGAGTGA
- the LOC106331907 gene encoding uncharacterized protein LOC106331907 produces MDWFSWLSKTDLDPTISYEYGLIFAQKKLRSEDIALFNHNFLKRHGINVAEHRQEILKLSKRETETLSYYHRRPASAKLISVLIKATKSIGSRFNKWLFLVGTAVVEPAKEKQSPEPASRGEAFVSGNNKANNEKAEFQVERLPVIRKKRIAKSGPLDLKHRMQEKTTFPANRSMNLSGPLDRSVQERLVLAYRSPVVSGQLDGNLNERLKLSGPLKGRPPSPSVYVEYSKRDDDTRWAALFHNLKPT; encoded by the exons ATGGATTGGTTCTCGTGGCTATCAAAAACCGACCTTGACCCGACCATAAGCTACGAGTACGGACTCATCTTCGCCCAGAAGAAGCTCAGGAGTGAAGACATCGCACTTTTCAACCACAATTTTCTCAAGCGACATGGCATTAATGTGGCCGAACACCGCCAAGAGATTCTCAAGCTCTCGAAGAGAGAAACAGAAACACTTAGCTACTATCACCGTCGTCCAGCCTCGGCCAAACTCATCTCTGTCCTCATTAAGGCGACCAAAAGTATTGGTAGCCGCTTTAACAAGTGGCTTTTCCTCGTAGGAACCGCCGTGGTTGAACCGGCGAAGGAGAAGCAGTCGCCAGAACCCGCCAGCCGTGGAGAAGCGTTTGTGAGTG GAAATAATAAAGCTAATAACGAAAAAGCTGAGTTCCAAGTGGAGAGATTGCCTGTGATAAGGAAAAAGAGGATCGCCAAATCTGGACCGTTGGATTTAAAACACCGAATGCAAGAGAAAACAACATTTCCAGCTAACCGGAGCATGAACCTATCCGGGCCGTTGGATCGAAGTGTCCAAGAAAGACTCGTATTAGCATACAGAAGCCCTGTTGTGTCAGGACAGTTAGATGGAAACTTAAACGAACGGCTGAAATTATCAGGGCCGTTGAAAGGAAGACCACCGAGCCCAAGTGTCTATGTGGAGTACAGTAAAAGAGACGATGACACACGATGGGCTGCTCTGTTTCACAACTTGAAGCCAACATAG
- the LOC106336402 gene encoding serine carboxypeptidase-like 42 has product MVSCRALAVTMALMVVTVGCNFVKGYPEEDLVVRLPGQPKVGFRQYAGYVNVDSKNGRSLFYYFVEADKQPDTKPLTLWLNGGPGCSSVGGGAFTELGPFYPTGDGRGLRINSMSWNKASNLLFVESPAGVGWSYSNTSSDYNTGDETTASDMVVFLLRWFDKFPELKSRDFFLTGESYAGHYIPQLADAILSYNIHSTGYKFNVKGIAIGNPLLELGRDTSATYEFFWSHGMISDETRGTITTHCDFSNLHNLSQVCSDALKEADTINGYVNNYDVLLDVCYPSIVQQELRLKQMATKISMGVDVCMTYERKFYFNLPEVQQALHANRTRLPYQWSMCSSLVNYRDTDASINMLPILKRIIQNKTPVWIFSGDQDAVVPLLGSRTLVLELAHHLNFSTTLPYRPWFHKDQVGGWVTEYGKLLTFATVRGAAHMVPYAQPSRALHMFSSFVHGRRLPNNTHYSPDE; this is encoded by the exons ATGGTATCATGCCGGGCATTGGCGGTGACAATGGCGTTGATGGTGGTCACAGTGGGGTGCAATTTCGTAAAAGGGTATCCGGAAGAAGATCTGGTGGTGAGGCTTCCTGGTCAACCAAAGGTTGGATTCCGACAATATGCTGGATATGTGAATGTGGACTCCAAGAATGGTAGGAGTCTCTTCTACTACTTTGTTGAAGCTGACAAACAACCCGACACCAAACCCTTAACCCTTTGGCTTAATGGAG GCCCAGGTTGTTCATCAGTTGGTGGAGGAGCTTTCACTGAGTTGGGTCCTTTTTACCCAACTGGAGATGGCCGTGGCCTCCGCATTAACTCCATGTCCTGGAACAAAGCCTCTAACCTTCTTTTTGTGGAGTCTCCGGCCGGTGTAGGATGGTCTTACTCCAACACAAGCTCTGATTACAACACCGGAGACGAAACTACTG CAAGCGATATGGTTGTCTTCTTGTTGAGATGGTTCGACAAGTTCCCAGAGTTGAAATCTCGTGACTTCTTTCTCACTGGTGAAAGCTACGCAG GACATTACATACCGCAACTGGCAGATGCTATACTCAGCTACAATATACACTCAACTGGGTATAAGTTCAATGTCAAAGGCATTGCG ATTGGGAATCCACTTCTGGAGCTTGGGAGGGACACATCAGCTACATACGAGTTCTTCTGGTCGCATGGGATGATATCTGATGAAACGAGAGGCACAATCACAACCCACTGTGATTTTTCCAATCTCCATAACCTGAGCCAGGTCTGTAGTGATGCGCTCAAGGAAGCCGACACTATCAATGGATACGTCAACAACTACGACGTTCTCCTCGACGTATGCTACCCTTCTATTGTCCAGCAAGAGCTCAGACTCAAGCAAATGGCTACTAAGATTAGCATGGGGGTGGATGTATGTATGACCTACGAGAGAAAATTCTATTTCAACCTCCCAGAGGTCCAACAAGCTCTTCACGCCAACCGCACTCGTTTACCCTACCAATGGTCTATGTGCAGCAGCCTGGTGAATTACAGAGACACGGACGCGAGCATCAACATGCTTCCGATTCTTAAGAGAATTATACAGAACAAAACTCCTGTTTGGATCTTCAG TGGAGATCAAGATGCTGTTGTACCACTTCTTGGTTCAAGAACTCTCGTACTAGAACTTGCTCATCATCTCAACTTCAGTACCACACTTCCCTATAGGCCCTGGTTCCACAAAGATCAG GTTGGTGGCTGGGTCACCGAGTACGGAAAGCTATTGACGTTTGCAACGGTGAGAGGGGCGGCTCATATGGTGCCGTATGCGCAGCCTTCACGAGCCCTGCATATGTTCAGTAGCTTTGTGCATGGCCGAAGACTGCCCAACAACACACATTACTCTCCCGATGAATGA